GCCCCTGAGGTGACCCATTCTAAACTACTCAGGTCGTACGAGTCGCATTTTCTTTTGTTCTGGAGTAGCTGAATGGCGATAGGCGGGACCTATAACAGTTTCTGGGTCAGCCGAATACAAGGGTGAAGGATAATAGCACAACATACAAGCGGCAAATGGTTAGCTTTGTACTTCTGTATGGCTGCGAGCATGTGGCCTAGATTGTATCTTGGGAGCACCACCACCTCATCACCCCGCCAAGGTAGTATGTGAGAGATGATGACTAGACCGTAGATATGGCTGAACGGCAATAGACCAAGTCCGACCTGCGTTTCAACCCCAGCTAATTTCCGCCCATAGCTCTCATACGCGACTTGTAAGGCAATGTTactgatgatgttgtagTGAGACAACATGACACCTTTCTAAAACCACATTAGCATCTGCCCGTTTGCAAAAAAGTAGTTAATTGCTGAAATAGGGATCAGGGGCTAACCGGAAGGCCAGAGGTGCCGCTTGAGAAGCAAATATAGGCAACTTGTCGTTTTCCTTGCTCCTTGACCCATAGCAACGGCGGGAGCGGAGGCAAATGTCTTCCTTCATCTATCAGCGTAGATAGACCAACAAACGCGCTGTTGTTTGTTTCATTAGGCATGTCGAGGATGAAAATATGGTCTTTCGAGATatctgccgctgccgctgcctcCAAAGCCACGGGAAGGAGAGAGACGCAGGTGAACAAGGCTTTTGCACTTGTCGCTCGAAGTTGATGCGTGAGTTCAGAGACGCTATATGCTGCATTTGCAGGCGATGCAATAGCGTTGAGGCGATGCAATGCGTGGGTCAATGGAACGTAATCGATCTATCAAAACACCTCTCAGTTAGTAATTCCCTTCTCCATATCTTCAAATATTGTTGTCCTACCGTGTTCCAAGAAAAGACACAAGCCACCTTGTCCCATTCCGTGCCGTTGGCGACACCCCAATCGAGTCGTTTCGCTATGGCCCTGGCCATGTAGTCGACCCTTTCCCGGACCTCAGCAACAGTATATGTCTGACTCGTCAATCCGCAAGTGTATGGATTACGGGACAGTTTCAATGGTTTGCGGCCATGTTGTTCTGAATACATGAATTCTTCGATTGTGATGCTGTCTGGCAGAGACACTGGAGGGAGCGCTCGCGCCCACGCTGGTGATTCGAAGACCATGATGACGTTCAGCAGGATCAAAGGAATAATCGGCAAAACACTGCTATTGAGACTAGATATTGCTTTGGGGATACAGCTATATTCTACGCCCAGCCTCTTTGCCTTGGAGTTACTCAGCCCGCGACCCTCGGGACTATTGCCTCGGCATTACATCTACGCACTGTATTGACTGATCTCGTGCAATAACCCCGTTCCTTTTTACCTTGGGAAATTTCCGATTCTGTGGTGATCTTTGATCATTATTGTGTAGTCCCTCGGCAGTGCCGAGTTAGTAGAGTACGAAGGACACTCACTCCACAGACATAGTATTTATGCTTAATACCTCACACTCCGCATTCGAACGAACGATACCACGAACACCAGAGCGAAAACCATCAGAGAATACAAACTACGCCATATACATAAAACATGATTGACGACTTTCCTGGAAGTAATGGCGACTATGTTGGTCAGAATGGCTATACTGCCACACAGAACAGTTCTGAAGAGAACCGGCCCAAGTTTACCCTGAAAGACACTCCTGTCGAGAATCAGCGTCCGATGAGAGTTGTGATTATCGGAGCTGGTTTTTCTGGTATCTATTCAACTATTCGGTGAGTCAAGGTTGAATGACATTAAGTAAACGCCCAAACTAACGACTCGAATAGAATGACACAGAGACTGAGAAATATTGATCTTACTGTCTATGAGATGAATGAAGAAACTTCAGGAGTTTGGTAAAACATCTTGCCTCCAATTCCTGGTGACCTTGATCTAACTTGAGAAACAGGTGGTTGAATCGCTATCCTGGCCTGGCTTGTGATATTCCATGTAAGTCTCTATCTATGGTTATAGTCTTTTGTACAGGGACTGATGGAATCGACAGCATACTGTTACCAGTTCAGCTTCGCGCCAAACCCCTATTGGTCCTCCCTTTACGCTCCAGGCGCCGAAATTCGTGCATATATGCAAGATGTCGCTGAGAGATACGGTGCCAACCGCTTCATCAAGACGTCTCATCAAGTCACTTCGGCAACTTGGGACTCGGAGAACAAGGTCTGGTAAGTGACGCGAAAAGGATGCGATTGGTCTCAAGAAGGCTGACAAAAAGCTCTAGGAGACTCACTGTAAAGAACGTCAAGACTGGAGAGACATTTGAAGATACTGCGAACATCCTCGTCTCTGCAAAAGGGGGTCTAAATCAGATAGCTTGGCCGGAGATCAAGGGACTGAAGGAATTCGCGGGCAAGCTCATGCACTCTGGTGCTTGGGACGAGAGGTAAGTACAGAGTTAATCTACGTCAATTGAAAATAGCCTAACAATCGGGTAGTTGCGACTTGAAAAACAAACGCGTGGGAATCATTGGCAATGGATCGAGCGCCATTCAAATCTTACCCGCGATCCAGCCACTGGAGGGGATCAAGGTAACTTGTTTCGCTCGATCGCCGACCTGGATTGTTCCTGCATTTGGCGACAAAGCTATGCAGAAGTTGGGAATGGATCCCTCAGAGACCAAGTGTAAGTTCCTAGACAAGCCCCGTATCTGGGAATGGTAGGCTAACATCGACAAGTCTCACGTCGTCACCAAGAGATGCTCGCGAGGCAGCCAGACAGGTTCTACAAAATGCGAAAGACACTCGAAGACGAGGCTGCAGCAATCTATCCTTTGACCTTGATGGGCACTGAGGTGCAGACCGGGGCTCGAGAGCTCTTTCAGAAGCAAATGGAGGAGAAACTGGAAGGCAGAAAAGATCTCCAGCAGATTATCCCTTCGTTTGCTCCTGGTTGTCGTCGTTTGACCCCAGGCCCTGGATATCTCAGTGCTCTCCAACAAGAAAACGTCACTTTTATTAGCCAAAAAATTGAAGAGATCACAGAACGAGGAGTCAAAGTGACCTCTGGGGAAGAGGTCGAACTTGATGTTCTCGTCTGCGCGACTGGCTACGACGTCGAGGCACCGCCGACTTTCCAAATAAGAGGCCGCAATGGCAAGGCGCTCGCAGAAAAGTGGAAACCACATTGGGAGACCTATATCTCACTCGCAGTCGACGAATTccccaacttcttcctcatcgccgGTCCCAACTGCGGTCTAGGCTCAGGCAGCCTACTCAGCATCTTCGAAGCACAAGGCGACTACATCGTCAAAGCGATCCGCAAGCTTCAAAAGGAAGACTACGCTACCATAGAGGCCAAGCCCGAGCGTGTAGCTGACTTTAGTCAGTACATAGACGAGTACTTCAAAGGCACTGTGTACACGGATGAGTGCTCATCGTGGTACCGCTCCGGTAGGCTTGGGTCACGCATTGTAGCGCTGTGGCCTGGGTCTTCTGTGCAGTGCCTTGAGGTGTTGAGGTCGCCGCGATGGGAGGATTATAAGTTTGAGAGTGCCGATCCTACGGGGAATTTGTTAAGGTGGATGGGGAATGGTTGGAGCCAGGCGTTGACTGAGGGCGATCCGTCTTGGTTTTTGGatgctgatgttgttgatgctccTGATGAGGGGAAGCCTGAGGATAGTGAGTTCTATAGACGTCGGCCATTCTCACACTAGGATACGCATCATTCGAATTGAACGAGTCATTACGTCGATAAGACTGCCCAAGCTTTCCCATGACTGGGAGACTTTCCGATATCATTACCTAGTCTAAAGATGCCCTAAGCGATACTAATCTCATATGAAATCCTATACTGCCTTGAACAAAGGTGCTAAGATTTCATGTCTCCCTTATGAAGAAGCTGGCGTTTTACAGAGTTGCTGTGGCTATAACTCTCAGTCAGCGAGACAAGAAGTCTTTTGTAGACATTTACATATTTCTCGTGATAAACTAGCCAGCTGCTGTATCATTGTTCTTGAATTTGACCAGGTTTTCCTAAGTCTCTGTCTTATTTAGGTTGAAACATATCTACTCTTCGGGGTCTAGATGCCATGTATCTCCAACACGAAATCCTTCAGGGAAAGGGTCTGTGGAATCCAACACAACTTGTTTGAAGCTTGTTATCCATGCCTGTCCTTCAACAGAGGGATAAATCGCAGAATATTCGCCAACCTTGGTTGTTCCCTCTACTCTACCAACGAATTCCGTCCCAGTGATGCCGCGGTGATAAAAGTTCTCACCCTCCTTCAGCTCTCCTTTTGCATGAAGAACTGCTAGCCTGGCACAAGTTCCTGTTCCGCAAGGGCTTCGATCTAAGCGCCCGGGAGACACGACTACAGTGTTATTTGCTGCCTTTCCATCCTTGTACTCATACAGAGGCTCTGTGAACTCGATAATTGTGACGCCGTGAATACCAGGGTTTTCGGGATGCACTGGGTCCGTTTGTTCCATGACAGCCCTCTTGATCCGCTCTCCgaccttgacaagcttggcTCCCTCCGTAGTCTTTATCTTGAGACCAACTGATGCAGCATCTACCAACACGTAGATCATCCCTCCATATGCAATGTCGACTTTCACCGTGCCCAGATCCGGTGCCGAGATCTCCTTGTCCGTGGCAAACACAAAGGCAGGCACATTATGAAACCTGACACTCTTACATTTCCCATTCTCACACTTCGCATAAGCAGTAACAAGTCCAGCCGGcgcatcaagcttgacaaccGTCTCAGGTTCCTGCATCGTCACCATGCCCGTTTCCAGCAGACACGTCACCGTCGCAACGGTATTTGCTCCCGACATGGGCGGGTACTCTTCAtgctccatgatgatgaagccatAGTCGGCTTCTGGGTTCGTGGGAGGTAAGACGAGGTTGTGGCACATGGCGGAACAGCCTCGTGGTTCATTCAGAAGGAGGTTTCTGAGGTGGTCTTCATGTTTCCAGAAATGCATCATCTTTTCGTACATTATCTTGCCAGGGACATCGCGAACACCACCGACTACGACGTCGCAGACTTCGCCGCCGCAGTGGACGCCTACGGTGTTGAAGCTGCGCTTGAAGGGCATGATAAAGAGAAAGAGTACAATTCTGTGATGAGGGTATAATTTGGTCAAATTGTTGATGGCTACATATGAGGTGCTGTCTGACATTCAAGCTCTTATACAGGAGACCGCATCGGAATTAACAACCGTAGGATATCGCTGTTTCTATCTGAGATTTATCGAAACCTTCCATCATTGGCTGCCAGAGAGAAGTCTGGAACGACCTTCCAGAAAGATTCGCTTCTCCTCATGCTCGAAGGTTAGCTTAGCCGCCATCAACTAAGATTCGTGGGGTTTATTAAGGGTCTTATTTGGGGTAAAGTTGAGGGATATCGGTCAGCGATCTGTAGTCGGATGGAACGTCGTCCCGGTTCGGCTCGGATTATTGTTGCCTGAACAGCAGAACGCAAGGAAAATGTACATGTAAGTGCATGAGGACATTtgaaaatattaaatactacGTGATTTTCTCATTAGATAGCAAATTAATACATAGACGAGGATACAAAAAAGCTTAGATCTTATCAACTCATTCACCGTTCATCGTCAAACTCGGATGACCACTCAATGTCAAACCCCCGGATTATCACCAGGTCATGCTAAAAATCAAGATCTAAACTCCCAAAACTGGCCATTTCACTGAAGATCTCCAGCTTCACTCCTCATTCCCCGCTTCTTGATGCCTCGGTTGTGGATATAAGGTGGCATTCGGCCTTACTATCGGATGCTTCAGGCTTGGATACAAAATGACTCGCGATACCAGCTTTACTATCCCGCGACTTCGATTGTTGTCGTTCGTCCCTACTTACAGTGACGCATGATGATTCCACCGAGTGTTTCTCATCTCCTGGCCGTTGGAGCTGGAATTGGCACTCTTGTGTCTGCTCTTGACACGACAACTGTAAAAACAGATAACGGTGTTGTTAAAGGCTTTACGAACGAGTCTTTTCCCAATGTGGCTCAATTCCTCGGTATACCTTATGCCGAACCTCCGGTTGGGAAACGGCGATGGGCTCCTGCAGTAGCCAAAGGACTATTCGGAACATTAGATGCATCGCATCAAGGCCCTGCGTGCCCTCAAGCCGAACCATCCAACAGTGGCCCATGGCGCCCTGAGTTTCTGATCAAGCCTAACAGCACAAGCGAAGACTGTTTGTATCTGAATGTTTGGACTCCGTACAAGGCTCGGGCGAGCAACAAGGGAAAGCTTCCGGTGTTGATTTGGATCCATGGTGGAGGTTTCACTGGCGTAAGATATATTTCTTCAGTTCATCGATGAGAGTGAGTTGACTGACGTATCGTGTAGGGCGGTGGTAATATCGACTACCAAGTGCCTCCCCACTGGATCGCAAGAAGTCAGAAGCACATAGTCGTCAGTATCAAGTATGTAAATACAGGCCCCTTCCCACTTTCATCACTAATCATGAAATAGCTATCGTCTCGGAATCTTTGGGTTCCCAAATGCCGCGGGTCTTGACTCCGAGAAACAGAACCTAGGACTTCTAGATCAACGTCTCGCCGTTGAGTGGGTGCGCGACAACATCTCACGCTTTGGAGGAGATCCCAAGAGGATCACTCTCTGGGGTCAGAGTGCTGGCGGCGCTTCGGTGGGATACTATCAGTATGCGTATCCTAAGGACCCAATCGCGCATGCATACATCCAAGATTCTGGGGGTGTCTTCTTGCCCATCAACAATGCTGATTCCACACACTCCAACTTTACCTCTATCGCAAAGGCGTTCAAGTGTGACAAAGACAATCAGGTCGATTGCCTCAGGAAGATACCCTTTAGAGACATCCAAAAGAAGGTCGAGAATACAGCGGGAGTGAGCTTTGTCCCTGTCGTGGATGAGAGAACCAGGTTCTCAGACTACTCAAGCCGACTTCTATCGTCCAAGATCCCTAAGCTGGTAAGCTCTCCATCACATCATCTTTCAAGCAAAAGGACACTGTACTGACCTCTACCTCAGCCATCCATCATCGGTACAAATAGAGACGAATGGAACTTTGGTGGAGAGCCAGCAGAGCCTCCAGTAAAACCACCACCTGAACAAGTCCATACAGACAGTACCTTCGGTTGTCCCGCACACTTCGAAACAGCTCTGCGGTCCTCAACTAACGCCAAGACCTGGCGATACATGTACTCATCAaacttcaccaacatcatgcCCGGAGATGAAGGGGCTTTCCACTCTGCTGAGCTTCCTTTGATCTTTGGAACTCACAGCATCGCGCGGAATAAGTCTAGGCCGTTTGAGTACAAGATCAGTCATGCGATGCAGGATTACTGGTTGGCGTTTATTCAGGATCCTTATACTGGACTGACAAAGAAAGGATGGAAACCAACAGCTGGAGGGTACGGTACGTTGCAGACTGGCGTGGAGTTTGGGTATGACAATGAGATTGTCTCGAGAAAGTATTCGTTCAAGTCCTTTCAGGATGGGTGTAAGAATGCGACTGCAGTTGAGCAATAGGTAGTCCCATAATTGGTTATCAGCAGATCCAGTTATATGGCAATTCAACACGATTTCCCAAGATATTGGCAAATGCTTATCATCTCAAGACCATGTCTGTAGTGGTTATCGGGTGCCGATCCGCAGTCGGATGGACCGGCCGGCCGTGGGGTAAAGGACCGGCAGCATGAACCGGCACAGACGCTGGCCGTGCTGCCCCTGCAACGCCGACTTCGCAGTCATCTACCACGATAAGCATCAGGTCTATATACCCATATCAATGCTCAGCAGAGATACACAGCTCTGCTCTTCATCTGATTCCTCATTTATTGTTCGACACTAAGTTCTCTGTGCGGATACAAGCTCTCAACCACAAGTCTCATATTGTTCTAGACAGCACAATGGCCAGCAACCTCATCGTCCTTGGCGACGCCGAAATCCGAGATCTGCTCGTATCTCTGTCGAAAGAAGAAGTGCTTCAGTTCAAGAAAGCTTTAGAAAACATCCTCATTGAATTCTCTGTCAAAGGCGAAGGGAAATACCAACCAACACCAGACTTTGTCAATCGACCGAATGGGCAAAAGACTCTCTTCCGCACATTCACTTCCCCAGACTACGTAGGCACAAAGATCGTGGTTACTCCAGCCCCAATCAAGGACGCAGATGGTAACACGGTAAACCGTCCTCTTGGTGGACTTTTGTCTTTGTGTGATTCAGCGGGTGTGCCGACGGGTGTACTCAATGCAGCTGAGCCCACAGGCTACCGGACGACACTCTCTGCTCTGATCCCGTGGACTTGGAGAAAGGATACCGAGAACATTGTGATCTTTGGAGCGGGGAAGCAAGGGCTTTGGCATACTCGTCTTGCATTAGCCCTCAGAGGttctgagatcaagaagatcactaTTGTGAATCGTTCCGTTGGCCGTGCGAAGGATTTGGTCAAGACAGTGACGGAGGAAAACAAAAAGTACTGGAAGTCTTCTGCTAGTCTGGATGTTCTTGATCCTACTCAAGCAGATTACGACGAGGCTCTGGCATCTCTTATATCGTCAGCGGACGCAGTATTCTGCACAGTTGGTTCAACAAGTCCACTCTTCTCACTCAAGACCATCCTGGGTGATGAAACACGAAGTAGATTGCCTTTCGTCGGCGCCATAGGCTCATGGCAAGCCGATATGATCGAACTCGATCCAGAAATGCTTCGCCATGCTGCCTCTCGCGACGACTCGTATAGTCCTCGTGGTGGAGAGGGCAGTATTCTTGTCGACGATCTAGAAGAAGCAATGGTCAATTCAGGAGAAGTGATACAGAGCGGTCTAAAGGGCGAGAGACTACTTCAGGTTGGAGAGATCTTAGAttggcttgatgagaagTCTGAAAGGAAGCCTGAAGGGGGCATTGGGAAGCTCAAGACGTGGATTAGCGAGGGCTTCGTTGTGTACAAAGGCATTGGCGTGAGTGTCACAGATCTTGTAGCTGGGAACGCCATCCTGGACCTTGCTAGGAAGAGAAATGTTGGAACGGTCATTTCCAACTTTTAGCTTCACAGCGGGAATTCATAGAAGCTAGAGTCTGCAATATGCCAAGGGCATTTGGTGATAGGCACGTTGATCTCAGAAGGTGCATCCGAGCAAAGTTTGTGGCAGACAATTCCCTATTGGATAGAAGTTAGTTATCTGCCGGGATTAATGATATAGAAGTTCATGTCAGTCTGAAGCAACCCTCCTCGATGCAGCCTATTTTCACGGCCAACTATGTACTTGCTTTAGAGGCTCGGTGGACCTTGTTACCCTACACTGTTCCCCTTTCTAGATATCCAAATTTCATATAAGAAATAGAGGCTccatttatagctattatggATATCTGCTTACAATCGCAGATGCAATGAGTTGCTGTAGGTAGGTCGACGATCGGGTTGTAGATCGATCGCCATGGGGTGCATGTATGACGTCGTTTACCGAGCTTTTCCCGCTAAACCCGCGTCGCTAAACGCTAGCCCGAAAATAATTCATCGTGCCTGGAGAGCTCGTGCTCAATAGCTTCGTGAACTTTCAAAGAAGTTCAAATCTTTGGCCTTCTGATATACCTTTCGACACAACTTATCTGCGCTTGTCCGACACCACGGGATACACTACCCAGCAGCGTTTACTCAAATAGCCGACATCTCTTTCATCACCCACGCTCACTCAGGCATCCTTCCCCCATTCAACACCACTCGATCATGCGATAGCACCCTTAAATACTGACTGACAGAGCGCTCCCCCCCGTCGCCCAACATGTCAGTCAGCCCAGCGCCCTCCCTCCAGCTCGCGGAGTATCTCGAGAAACTCCCCGGCACGACCTTCCGCAAGCTCTACCAACAACCCTCAACCGCGTTCGCCATCTTCCGTCGCATGCTACCGCACCTCGGTTCGTCACCACAACCACTACACCCGCCCAATCTCTAACACACCCCCTAGCAAAGACCTTTGTCATGCGCATTCTCTACTCTCCCAAACCTATACTCCTCAGCGATCTAGACGACTGGGTCAAACCGAGCCATAAGCGCCAGAAGGACCAGGCGCTCTCGATCTTGCGCGTTCTGCACATCGTCTCGATCACGGCGCCTTCAAAGGAACGACCGCAGGAAATGCAACTTACTACGAACTTCAAGCTATCCCTTCGACTCGCGCTATCAGGCGGTGGCACACATAACTCCTTCGGTGTACCGTCAACACTTCAAATCCCCCCCGAAATCGACATCACCTTTCTCGATCGCTACGCACGAAAGAAATGGGAAGATATCCTGCACTTTGTCGTATCTAGTGTCGGCTACAAGAGCGCCGGCGAGTCTTCTGGACCGAATAAGAGCGTGAAAGAACTCCTCGTCGCGGGCCGTCTCGTCGATCGTAAAGCCAGTGGTAGCGTTGGCATCACACAGGCTGGTTTTACCTTTTTGCTGCAAGAGGCCAACGCGCAAGTATGGACGCTGCTGTTGCTCTGGCTAGAGGCTATGGAGGTGAATAAGATGGCTGGGCTGGAGGCTACAGATATGCTCTCGTTCCTCTTCGTGCTCGCCAGCATGGAACTCGGTCGCGCGTACGACACGAATGCGCTGACGGAGCAACGTAAGAACATGTTACCCTCACTTGTTGACTTCGGGTTGATTTACATCCCTAATCACAAACGATCCATGTTCTTCCCGACTCGTCTAGCTACAACCCTCACTTCGAGCAGCAATAGTCTTCGCAGCATTAGTGATGGCGTTGCAGCCGCGACGGCAGCTGCTCTTCAGCCAGGCCAATCTGGCGCACCAGGGGGCAGCGTGACAGCCGCCAATACCGAGCAGCGCGGCAGTGTGATTATCGAGACTAACTACCGTATCTACGCCTACACTCAGTCAACACTTCAAATCGCGGTCCTCGCTCTCTTCACCAAACTCGCGATGCGCTTCCCCGACATGGTCGCCGGCCGAATCTCCCGCCAATCCATTCGACA
The window above is part of the Fusarium musae strain F31 chromosome 6, whole genome shotgun sequence genome. Proteins encoded here:
- a CDS encoding hypothetical protein (EggNog:ENOG41); this encodes MPFKRSFNTVGVHCGGEVCDVVVGGVRDVPGKIINLLLNEPRGCSAMCHNLVLPPTNPEADYGFIIMEHEEYPPMSGANTVATVTCLLETGMVTMQEPETVVKLDAPAGLVTAYAKCENGKCKSVRFHNVPAFVFATDKEISAPDLGTVKVDIAYGGMIYVLVDAASVGLKIKTTEGAKLVKVGERIKRAVMEQTDPVHPENPGIHGVTIIEFTEPLYEYKDGKAANNTVVVSPGRLDRSPCGTGTCARLAVLHAKGELKEGENFYHRGITGTEFVGRVEGTTKVGEYSAIYPSVEGQAWITSFKQVVLDSTDPFPEGFRVGDTWHLDPEE
- a CDS encoding hypothetical protein (EggNog:ENOG41~MEROPS:MER0033188) — encoded protein: MIPPSVSHLLAVGAGIGTLVSALDTTTVKTDNGVVKGFTNESFPNVAQFLGIPYAEPPVGKRRWAPAVAKGLFGTLDASHQGPACPQAEPSNSGPWRPEFLIKPNSTSEDCLYLNVWTPYKARASNKGKLPVLIWIHGGGFTGGGGNIDYQVPPHWIARSQKHIVVSINYRLGIFGFPNAAGLDSEKQNLGLLDQRLAVEWVRDNISRFGGDPKRITLWGQSAGGASVGYYQYAYPKDPIAHAYIQDSGGVFLPINNADSTHSNFTSIAKAFKCDKDNQVDCLRKIPFRDIQKKVENTAGVSFVPVVDERTRFSDYSSRLLSSKIPKLPSIIGTNRDEWNFGGEPAEPPVKPPPEQVHTDSTFGCPAHFETALRSSTNAKTWRYMYSSNFTNIMPGDEGAFHSAELPLIFGTHSIARNKSRPFEYKISHAMQDYWLAFIQDPYTGLTKKGWKPTAGGYGTLQTGVEFGYDNEIVSRKYSFKSFQDGCKNATAVEQ
- a CDS encoding hypothetical protein (EggNog:ENOG41), producing the protein MASNLIVLGDAEIRDLLVSLSKEEVLQFKKALENILIEFSVKGEGKYQPTPDFVNRPNGQKTLFRTFTSPDYVGTKIVVTPAPIKDADGNTVNRPLGGLLSLCDSAGVPTGVLNAAEPTGYRTTLSALIPWTWRKDTENIVIFGAGKQGLWHTRLALALRGSEIKKITIVNRSVGRAKDLVKTVTEENKKYWKSSASLDVLDPTQADYDEALASLISSADAVFCTVGSTSPLFSLKTILGDETRSRLPFVGAIGSWQADMIELDPEMLRHAASRDDSYSPRGGEGSILVDDLEEAMVNSGEVIQSGLKGERLLQVGEILDWLDEKSERKPEGGIGKLKTWISEGFVVYKGIGVSVTDLVAGNAILDLARKRNVGTVISNF
- a CDS encoding hypothetical protein (BUSCO:EOG09261QR8); translation: MSVSPAPSLQLAEYLEKLPGTTFRKLYQQPSTAFAIFRRMLPHLAKTFVMRILYSPKPILLSDLDDWVKPSHKRQKDQALSILRVLHIVSITAPSKERPQEMQLTTNFKLSLRLALSGGGTHNSFGVPSTLQIPPEIDITFLDRYARKKWEDILHFVVSSVGYKSAGESSGPNKSVKELLVAGRLVDRKASGSVGITQAGFTFLLQEANAQVWTLLLLWLEAMEVNKMAGLEATDMLSFLFVLASMELGRAYDTNALTEQRKNMLPSLVDFGLIYIPNHKRSMFFPTRLATTLTSSSNSLRSISDGVAAATAAALQPGQSGAPGGSVTAANTEQRGSVIIETNYRIYAYTQSTLQIAVLALFTKLAMRFPDMVAGRISRQSIRQAIQFGITAEQIISYLSAHAHDQMHRTAALNNKPVLPPTVVDQIRLWQLENERMKTTSGFLFKSFEDDREYKDISRFAEEVGVLVWKNDARQMFFASKHEQIRDYMKIRKKTE